One part of the Dyadobacter sp. 676 genome encodes these proteins:
- a CDS encoding TolC family protein, producing the protein MKYWSKPLKTTRLALSSAFLLLNLLSTALAQGIQESNREAPVLEQATLQEVVAYAIKNQPVIQQSLIDEQITANQVRAKLADWYPQIGFNYNLQHNFIVQTSIIAGNPVKLGVNNVSAAQFTLSQQIFNRDVLLARRTRGDVLFAASQNTVNNKTDLAVNVSKAFYDVLATTQQIKVAEEDIVRLERSLKDAQNQYKSGVADKIDYKRATISLNNTRANKKSNEEVLKAKLEYLKTLMGYPLDKALQISYDTLQMEREIALDTLQNVDLNARIEYQILATQKKLAEANLQYNKWSYLPNLSLNGAYNLNFQNNHFSDLYNKNYPNSFGLLTLSLPIYQGGKRKANTKQAEWQIKRLDWDIKGLQNNVNSEYASALANYKGNLTNLLAQKENVELAREVYDVIQLQYKSGIKTYLEVVTSETDLRLARINYYNALYQVLASKIDVQKALGQINIQ; encoded by the coding sequence ATGAAGTATTGGTCTAAGCCACTAAAAACGACGCGTTTGGCGCTTAGCTCGGCATTCCTATTATTGAATTTACTCAGTACGGCCCTGGCCCAGGGCATACAGGAAAGTAACCGGGAAGCGCCGGTCCTGGAACAGGCAACTTTACAGGAAGTGGTTGCCTACGCCATCAAGAACCAGCCGGTGATCCAGCAATCGCTGATCGACGAGCAGATCACAGCCAACCAGGTCCGCGCCAAACTGGCCGACTGGTACCCACAGATCGGCTTCAACTACAATTTACAACATAATTTCATTGTCCAGACGAGCATTATTGCCGGTAATCCCGTGAAACTGGGGGTCAACAACGTATCGGCCGCGCAGTTTACGCTTTCGCAGCAGATTTTCAACCGGGACGTGCTGCTTGCCCGGCGCACCCGCGGCGATGTGCTTTTCGCGGCCAGCCAGAACACGGTCAACAATAAAACAGATCTCGCAGTGAACGTTTCCAAGGCGTTTTACGACGTATTGGCTACTACCCAGCAAATTAAAGTCGCCGAGGAGGATATCGTCCGCCTCGAACGCAGCCTGAAAGATGCGCAGAATCAGTACAAATCGGGCGTTGCCGACAAGATCGACTACAAAAGGGCGACCATTTCCCTCAACAACACCCGCGCCAACAAAAAAAGCAACGAGGAAGTGTTGAAAGCAAAACTGGAATACCTGAAAACACTGATGGGCTATCCGCTCGACAAGGCGCTGCAAATCAGCTACGACACGCTGCAAATGGAACGTGAAATCGCGCTCGACACATTGCAGAATGTGGATCTGAACGCACGGATCGAGTACCAGATCCTGGCAACGCAGAAAAAGCTCGCGGAAGCGAATTTGCAATACAATAAATGGAGCTACCTGCCGAACCTTTCGCTGAACGGGGCCTATAACCTCAACTTTCAGAACAACCATTTTTCGGACCTTTATAATAAAAATTATCCCAACTCTTTCGGCTTGCTGACGCTTTCGCTGCCTATTTACCAGGGAGGGAAGAGAAAAGCCAATACGAAACAAGCCGAATGGCAGATCAAACGCCTCGACTGGGATATTAAAGGCCTGCAAAACAATGTAAACTCGGAATATGCCAGCGCACTGGCGAATTACAAGGGTAATCTGACGAACCTGCTCGCACAAAAAGAAAATGTGGAGCTGGCGCGTGAAGTGTATGACGTGATCCAGTTGCAATACAAATCGGGTATCAAGACCTACCTCGAAGTGGTTACTTCCGAGACCGACCTGCGCCTGGCCCGCATCAACTATTACAATGCATTGTACCAGGTGCTGGCGAGCAAAATCGACGTTCAGAAAGCGCTCGGACAAATCAACATCCAGTAA
- a CDS encoding efflux RND transporter periplasmic adaptor subunit, with the protein MFLNTTKYYPAVLLALTIFSCGKKDQQQQPTAPQAVPVTLTEVKSTEASYYDEYPGTVVPLNEVELRPQVTGFVTGIHFTDGARVRKGQLLYTIDAQLYDANYEQAIANLNVQEANLARAQKDADRYHELEKNDAVAKQLVDNADAALEVAKRQVEAARASIKASQTSVRYTKVTAPFDGIIGISAVKVGAPVSAGQTVLNTVSTDNQLAVDFNVDQKEIYRFTSLMKSQKANDSTFSIKFGTDVYPAHGRIALLDRAVDPQTGSIKTRLIFPNKGNQLRAGMTGTVMVLNNAGTKSLVIPHKAVTEQLGEFFVYVAGDSSKVTQRKVVLGTAIGSNVIIRDGLKEGEKIAVEGVQNLREGAVIQEGAPSAGGAPKKQ; encoded by the coding sequence ATGTTTTTAAATACAACAAAATATTACCCCGCTGTCCTGCTTGCATTGACGATCTTCTCCTGCGGCAAAAAAGATCAGCAACAGCAACCTACCGCACCTCAGGCCGTACCGGTGACCTTGACCGAGGTTAAATCCACGGAGGCATCGTATTATGACGAATATCCCGGAACCGTGGTACCACTCAACGAGGTGGAACTGCGCCCGCAGGTGACCGGCTTTGTAACCGGCATCCATTTCACGGACGGCGCGCGCGTGCGCAAGGGCCAGTTGCTCTACACCATCGACGCCCAGCTTTACGACGCCAATTATGAGCAGGCCATTGCCAACCTGAACGTGCAGGAAGCCAACCTCGCCCGCGCACAAAAAGATGCCGACCGTTACCACGAACTCGAAAAGAACGACGCGGTGGCCAAACAGCTCGTCGATAATGCAGATGCCGCGTTGGAAGTAGCCAAACGCCAGGTAGAAGCCGCCAGGGCCAGTATCAAGGCGAGCCAGACAAGTGTGCGTTATACGAAAGTAACCGCGCCATTCGATGGCATAATAGGCATTTCAGCGGTGAAAGTAGGAGCGCCCGTTTCGGCCGGACAGACTGTTTTGAATACCGTTTCGACCGATAACCAGCTGGCGGTCGATTTCAACGTGGACCAGAAGGAAATCTATCGTTTCACGTCGCTGATGAAGTCGCAAAAAGCGAACGACTCGACTTTTTCGATCAAATTCGGAACGGATGTGTATCCTGCGCACGGCAGAATCGCATTGCTCGACCGTGCCGTGGACCCGCAAACCGGTAGCATCAAAACCCGTTTGATTTTCCCGAACAAAGGCAACCAGCTCCGTGCGGGTATGACCGGCACTGTGATGGTACTGAACAACGCAGGTACTAAATCATTGGTGATTCCTCACAAAGCCGTGACGGAGCAGCTGGGTGAATTTTTCGTGTATGTGGCTGGCGACAGCAGCAAGGTTACCCAGCGGAAAGTGGTGCTTGGTACGGCTATCGGCTCCAATGTAATTATCAGGGATGGCCTGAAAGAAGGCGAAAAAATTGCCGTGGAAGGTGTCCAGAACCTTCGTGAAGGAGCAGTTATTCAGGAAGGCGCGCCTAGTGCAGGTGGTGCTCCCAAAAAACAATAA